A window from Leifsonia shinshuensis encodes these proteins:
- a CDS encoding gluconokinase produces MEPVQVVVMGVSGSGKTTVGELLAERLGVPFVDGDALHPPANVAKMASGTPLTDEDRIPWLQEVGRTLASTGPDGVVVACSALKRAYRDLIRAEAPAAVFAELDGTRELLAARMSERPGHFMPVSLLDSQLATLEPLQSDEAGLRLDVGRPPRALADAVAAALPPRA; encoded by the coding sequence GTGGAGCCGGTCCAGGTTGTGGTGATGGGCGTGTCCGGGTCGGGCAAGACCACGGTCGGAGAGCTGCTCGCGGAGCGTCTCGGCGTGCCGTTCGTCGACGGCGACGCCCTGCACCCGCCGGCGAACGTCGCCAAGATGGCCTCCGGCACGCCGCTCACGGACGAGGACCGCATCCCCTGGCTGCAGGAGGTCGGCCGCACCCTCGCGTCGACCGGTCCGGACGGCGTCGTGGTCGCCTGCTCCGCCCTGAAGCGCGCCTACCGCGACCTCATCCGGGCGGAGGCGCCCGCGGCGGTGTTCGCCGAGCTCGACGGAACGCGCGAGCTGCTCGCCGCCCGCATGAGCGAGCGGCCCGGGCACTTCATGCCGGTCTCCCTGCTCGACTCGCAGCTGGCCACCCTCGAGCCGCTGCAGTCCGACGAGGCGGGCCTCCGCCTCGACGTCGGCCGCCCGCCGCGGGCGCTGGCCGACGCGGTCGCCGCGGCGCTGCCGCCGCGCGCCTGA
- the manD gene encoding D-mannonate dehydratase ManD, with product MRITAADVLITSPGRNFVTLRITTEDGVTGLGDATLNGRELAVAAYLSEHVVPLLIGRDAHQIEDTWQYLYRGAYWRRGPVTMASIAAVDTALWDIKAKVAGLPLYQLLGGRSRRGCLTYGHASGAELPELFDSVRAHLEQGYRAIRIQTGVPGLGSVYGVASSANATAGAGGTTTRYDHEPARRSAVPVEEQWDTRAYLRHIPGVFEAVRNEFGPELPLLHDAHHRLTPIQAAKLGKSLEPYDLFWLEDVTPAENQAVLRRVREHTTTPLAIGEVFNTIWDYRELFEEQLIDYVRSPVTHAGGITGLRRIFDYAAVYQIKSGVHGPTDVSPVGLAAAIHLGVAIPNFGIQEYMKHSPETDELFRPGYSFADGLLIPGEEPGLGVDYDEVLAESFPYQAAYLPVNRLLDGSMHDW from the coding sequence ATGAGAATCACCGCCGCCGACGTCCTGATCACCAGCCCCGGCCGCAACTTCGTCACCCTCCGCATCACGACCGAGGACGGCGTGACCGGCCTCGGCGACGCCACGCTGAACGGGCGCGAGCTCGCCGTGGCGGCCTACCTCAGCGAGCACGTCGTCCCGCTGCTGATCGGACGGGACGCGCACCAGATCGAGGACACCTGGCAGTACCTGTACCGCGGCGCGTACTGGCGGCGCGGCCCGGTGACGATGGCGTCGATCGCCGCGGTGGACACGGCGCTGTGGGACATCAAGGCCAAGGTCGCCGGCCTGCCGCTCTACCAGCTGCTCGGCGGACGCAGCCGGCGGGGATGCCTCACCTACGGTCACGCGTCGGGGGCGGAGCTGCCCGAGCTGTTCGACTCGGTGCGCGCGCACCTGGAGCAGGGCTACCGCGCCATCCGCATCCAGACCGGCGTGCCCGGGCTCGGCTCGGTGTACGGCGTCGCGTCCTCGGCGAACGCGACGGCCGGTGCCGGCGGCACCACGACGCGCTACGACCACGAGCCGGCCCGCCGCAGTGCGGTGCCGGTCGAGGAGCAGTGGGACACGCGCGCCTACCTGCGCCACATCCCGGGCGTGTTCGAGGCGGTGCGGAACGAGTTCGGGCCCGAGCTGCCGCTGCTGCACGACGCGCACCACCGGCTCACGCCCATCCAGGCCGCCAAGCTCGGCAAGTCGCTGGAGCCGTACGACCTGTTCTGGCTGGAGGATGTCACCCCCGCCGAGAACCAAGCCGTGCTGCGCCGCGTGCGCGAGCACACCACGACGCCGCTGGCGATCGGCGAGGTGTTCAACACGATCTGGGACTACCGGGAGCTGTTCGAGGAGCAGCTGATCGACTACGTGCGCTCGCCAGTCACGCACGCCGGCGGCATCACCGGCCTCCGGCGGATCTTCGACTACGCCGCCGTCTACCAGATCAAGTCGGGCGTGCACGGCCCGACCGACGTGTCGCCCGTGGGACTGGCGGCGGCCATCCACCTCGGGGTCGCCATCCCGAACTTCGGCATCCAGGAGTACATGAAGCACAGCCCCGAGACGGACGAGCTGTTCCGGCCCGGCTACTCGTTCGCCGACGGGCTGCTGATCCCGGGCGAGGAGCCCGGCCTGGGCGTCGACTACGACGAGGTGCTGGCCGAGTCCTTCCCGTATCAGGCGGCATACTTGCCGGTGAACCGTCTGCTGGACGGTTCGATGCACGACTGGTGA
- a CDS encoding mannitol dehydrogenase family protein translates to MTPPRRSARHPVRVAHLGLGAFHRAHQAWYTQLANDAGGDWGIAAFTGRSPEAARVLSAQDALYTLVERSADGDAPRTIEALSRVHDGAGRAAWRATIADPQVGVLTLTVTEAGYRPGASAAARVLDGLAARHAAGAGGIAVVSCDNLPRNGDVIRDAVLALAAPDAALATWIRTEVAFVSTMVDRITPATTDVDRAEVRRLTGWDDAAPVITEPFTEWVLAGTFPAGRPDWEAGGARFVADIEPFERRKLWLLNAGHSLLAYHGLLRGRTTVAEAVADPALRDELERLWAEQRVGLPFDDAAVEEALAALRDRFANARIEHRLAQIATDGSQKLGPRILDPLRARFAEGRPPGSAQAGVLGAWALHLATTEPGSVRDAGAGDLPARLRDARTPSDRAALVVAALAPDLTERTDLVALIADRIASLQGAHA, encoded by the coding sequence GTGACGCCGCCCCGGCGCTCCGCGCGTCACCCGGTCCGGGTCGCGCACCTGGGCCTCGGCGCGTTCCACCGTGCGCACCAGGCCTGGTACACGCAACTCGCGAACGACGCTGGTGGAGACTGGGGCATCGCCGCCTTCACCGGCCGGAGCCCCGAGGCCGCCCGGGTGCTCTCGGCCCAGGATGCGCTCTACACGCTGGTCGAGCGCAGCGCCGACGGCGACGCCCCGCGCACGATCGAGGCGCTGAGCCGGGTGCACGACGGCGCCGGCCGCGCCGCCTGGCGGGCGACCATCGCCGACCCGCAGGTCGGCGTGCTCACGTTGACCGTGACGGAGGCCGGGTATCGCCCGGGCGCCTCGGCGGCCGCCCGAGTGCTCGACGGTCTCGCCGCAAGGCACGCGGCCGGCGCGGGCGGCATCGCGGTGGTCAGCTGCGACAACCTGCCGCGCAACGGCGACGTGATCCGGGATGCCGTGCTCGCGCTCGCCGCGCCCGACGCTGCGCTGGCTACGTGGATCCGGACGGAGGTCGCCTTCGTCTCGACGATGGTCGACCGCATCACCCCGGCCACGACGGACGTGGACCGCGCCGAAGTGCGCCGCCTCACCGGGTGGGACGACGCCGCGCCGGTCATCACCGAGCCGTTCACCGAGTGGGTGCTGGCTGGGACCTTCCCCGCCGGGCGTCCCGATTGGGAGGCCGGGGGAGCGCGCTTCGTCGCCGACATCGAGCCGTTCGAGCGGCGCAAGCTGTGGCTGCTCAACGCCGGGCACTCCCTGCTCGCCTACCACGGCCTCCTCCGCGGGCGGACGACGGTCGCCGAGGCCGTCGCCGACCCGGCCCTGCGCGACGAGCTGGAGCGGCTGTGGGCGGAGCAGCGGGTCGGCCTCCCGTTCGACGATGCCGCGGTGGAGGAGGCGCTCGCCGCCCTGCGGGACCGCTTCGCCAACGCGCGCATCGAGCACCGGCTCGCCCAGATCGCGACCGACGGCTCGCAGAAGCTCGGTCCGCGCATCCTGGATCCGCTGCGCGCCCGCTTCGCCGAAGGCCGCCCGCCCGGCAGCGCTCAGGCCGGAGTGCTGGGCGCCTGGGCGCTGCATCTCGCGACGACGGAGCCGGGGTCTGTGCGCGATGCCGGGGCCGGCGACCTGCCCGCCCGGCTGCGGGACGCCCGCACCCCCTCCGACCGCGCGGCGCTCGTCGTGGCCGCCCTCGCCCCCGACCTCACCGAACGCACCGACCTGGTCGCGCTGATCGCCGACCGCATCGCATCCCTGCAAGGAGCACACGCATGA
- a CDS encoding sugar phosphate isomerase/epimerase family protein has protein sequence MRFSVFTASTPEWTPEEAARILAAQGWDGIEWRITDQQQTAEPGFWAGNRATWPLTGLEDHLDEIARITRESGLAFSGIGGYARCEQHDDVERMLAATARLGAGQVRVTMPRTDSGDYRTLFAAARRDVEWAASRAAHHGVKALVELHHETITPSASAAFRLLDGLDPEHVGVIHDLGNLVIEGREETLASLQLLGPYLAHVHVKNAAWVAGEPEEDGTVRWHHEWAPLRTGAGDVDAYFRALHDFGYDGWVTCEDFSTEVPLEERTRDDLAYLRAVEARTRTADAA, from the coding sequence ATGAGGTTCTCCGTCTTCACCGCATCCACCCCCGAATGGACGCCCGAGGAGGCCGCGCGCATCCTCGCCGCACAGGGCTGGGACGGCATCGAGTGGCGCATCACCGACCAGCAGCAGACGGCCGAGCCGGGCTTCTGGGCGGGCAACCGCGCGACCTGGCCGCTGACCGGGCTGGAGGACCACCTCGACGAGATCGCCCGCATCACGCGCGAATCCGGTCTCGCCTTCTCCGGCATCGGCGGCTACGCCCGCTGCGAGCAGCACGACGACGTCGAGCGGATGCTCGCGGCGACGGCGCGGCTCGGCGCCGGGCAGGTGCGCGTCACCATGCCGCGCACCGACTCCGGCGACTACCGCACGCTGTTCGCCGCGGCGCGGCGCGACGTCGAGTGGGCCGCCTCGCGCGCGGCGCATCACGGCGTGAAGGCGTTGGTGGAGCTGCACCACGAGACGATCACGCCGTCCGCCTCGGCGGCCTTCCGCCTCCTCGACGGGCTCGACCCGGAGCACGTCGGCGTCATCCACGATCTCGGCAATCTCGTCATCGAGGGCCGCGAGGAGACGCTGGCGAGCCTCCAGCTGCTCGGACCGTACCTCGCGCACGTTCACGTGAAGAACGCGGCGTGGGTCGCGGGGGAGCCGGAGGAGGACGGCACCGTCCGCTGGCACCACGAGTGGGCGCCGCTCCGGACCGGCGCGGGGGATGTGGATGCGTACTTCCGCGCCCTGCACGACTTCGGCTACGACGGGTGGGTGACCTGCGAGGACTTCTCGACGGAGGTGCCCCTCGAGGAGCGCACCCGGGACGATCTCGCCTACCTGCGTGCCGTCGAGGCCCGCACGCGCACCGCGGACGCGGCGTGA
- a CDS encoding Gfo/Idh/MocA family oxidoreductase, with amino-acid sequence MTDPITSGASPLNVAIVGCGIIGLNHARAILRHPRLTITALVDAVPAAAHTLADTVEAESGARPAESAALTEALGAAPIDVVVICTPSGLHVDVAREAIAAGKHVVIEKPLDTDMGRAREILELSRAAERDGLVVSVISQHRFDPASRAVAEAAHSGRFGRVTSGVASVAWWRSQEYYDSGQWRGTWDLDGGGAVMNQGVHTVDLLVWFLGRPVEITAHTALLAHERVEVEDIAVATIRFESGALAVLHATTAAFPGLAVRLQVHGDRGSAVVHDDQLESFFADGDTADRASDVVPAAEVRGGDRGPDVFVTGHLRQYEDIVDAIDDRRAPGVGVEDAFVSLCVVRSVYLSATLGRPVRFEEVVAGDLDGVTVTTGVPA; translated from the coding sequence ATGACAGACCCCATCACCTCCGGCGCTTCGCCGCTGAACGTCGCCATCGTCGGCTGCGGCATCATCGGCCTCAACCACGCGCGCGCCATCCTGCGGCATCCCCGGCTGACGATCACCGCGCTGGTGGATGCGGTCCCCGCGGCCGCGCACACGCTCGCGGACACCGTCGAGGCCGAGTCGGGCGCCCGGCCCGCCGAGTCCGCCGCGCTGACCGAGGCCCTCGGCGCCGCGCCGATCGACGTCGTCGTCATCTGCACGCCGAGCGGCCTGCACGTGGACGTGGCGCGCGAGGCGATCGCCGCCGGAAAGCACGTGGTGATCGAGAAGCCGCTCGACACCGACATGGGGCGCGCCCGCGAGATCCTGGAGCTGTCCCGTGCCGCCGAGCGCGACGGCCTGGTCGTCTCGGTGATCAGCCAGCACCGCTTCGACCCCGCCTCGCGCGCGGTCGCGGAGGCCGCCCACAGCGGCCGCTTCGGCCGGGTGACCAGCGGGGTCGCGTCGGTCGCGTGGTGGCGCAGCCAGGAGTACTACGACTCCGGGCAGTGGCGGGGCACCTGGGACCTCGACGGCGGGGGCGCGGTGATGAACCAGGGCGTCCACACCGTCGACCTGCTCGTCTGGTTCCTCGGCCGTCCGGTCGAGATCACGGCGCACACCGCCCTGCTGGCGCACGAGCGCGTCGAGGTGGAGGACATAGCCGTCGCCACCATCCGCTTCGAGTCCGGCGCGCTCGCCGTGCTGCATGCCACGACGGCGGCCTTCCCGGGCCTCGCGGTGCGATTGCAGGTGCACGGCGACCGCGGCTCGGCGGTCGTGCACGACGACCAGCTCGAATCGTTCTTCGCCGACGGCGACACTGCAGACCGCGCTTCCGATGTGGTGCCGGCCGCGGAGGTGCGCGGGGGAGACCGGGGCCCGGACGTCTTCGTGACCGGCCACCTGCGGCAGTACGAGGACATCGTCGACGCCATCGACGACCGCCGCGCGCCCGGCGTCGGAGTGGAGGACGCCTTCGTCTCACTCTGCGTCGTCCGCTCCGTCTACCTGTCCGCGACGCTGGGCCGCCCGGTCCGCTTCGAGGAGGTGGTCGCCGGCGACCTGGACGGCGTCACCGTCACGACGGGGGTGCCGGCATGA
- a CDS encoding sugar phosphate isomerase/epimerase family protein, translated as MNAATWTLSGFGDEIDQDPVVQVAVLQALGASCIEVRSAWGVNIVDLDGEQLNRLAAVLEERGMGVSAIASPVGKVDVALPVEHEVERLDRAIAAADRLGTRYIRLFSFFRAEGVTVESIRDDVMVRMRALADRAEAAGVVLLHENEKDIYGDTPERCLDIVETVGSPALRLAWDSANFVQVGVAHPFDDGYALLRPHLEYLQVKDALADTGEVVPAGEGDGQVLETLTALRDDGYAGFASLEPHLTDVSALGGFSGPAAFGRAGRAFRLLTDRIGVTLA; from the coding sequence ATGAACGCAGCGACGTGGACCCTGTCGGGGTTCGGCGACGAGATCGACCAGGATCCCGTCGTCCAGGTGGCGGTGCTGCAGGCGCTCGGTGCGAGCTGCATCGAGGTGCGCAGCGCCTGGGGCGTCAACATCGTCGACCTCGACGGCGAGCAGCTGAACCGCCTGGCGGCCGTGCTCGAGGAGCGGGGGATGGGCGTCTCCGCCATCGCGTCGCCCGTCGGCAAGGTGGATGTGGCGCTGCCCGTCGAGCACGAGGTCGAGCGGCTCGACCGCGCGATCGCGGCCGCCGACCGGCTCGGCACGCGCTACATCCGGCTGTTTTCGTTCTTCCGCGCCGAGGGCGTGACCGTGGAGAGCATCCGCGACGACGTGATGGTGCGGATGCGCGCGCTCGCCGACCGCGCCGAGGCCGCCGGCGTGGTCCTGCTGCACGAGAACGAGAAGGACATCTACGGCGACACCCCCGAGCGCTGCCTCGACATCGTCGAGACGGTCGGCTCGCCGGCGCTGCGCCTGGCCTGGGACAGCGCCAACTTCGTGCAGGTCGGCGTCGCGCATCCCTTCGACGACGGCTACGCCCTGCTGCGCCCGCACCTGGAGTACCTGCAGGTGAAGGACGCGCTCGCCGACACCGGCGAGGTCGTCCCGGCGGGGGAGGGCGACGGCCAGGTGCTGGAGACGCTCACCGCGCTCCGCGACGACGGCTACGCGGGCTTCGCCTCCCTCGAACCCCACCTCACCGACGTGAGCGCGCTCGGCGGCTTCTCGGGCCCCGCGGCCTTCGGCCGTGCCGGACGCGCGTTCCGCCTCCTCACCGACCGGATCGGAGTGACCCTCGCATGA
- a CDS encoding carbohydrate ABC transporter permease: protein MTVVRSSADVHRLLPRWLIVTIIAVLLVIVLGPVLYMLFSSVNSDVSVAAGAFLPTELHLDNYLKVWTTVDLGTGLANSVLICGAVAIVCAFLAVATAYVLVRYEFRGRLSFLRGLLGLQSIPGTLMLLPVFVLFSSTASLLGVQIIGTRWAVFITYLTFALPFSTWVMVTYLRGLPKALEEAARIDGASSWRILTGIVVPLSWPGIVVSGIFAFLLGWNDVLFASVLTNPETRTAAVALQVFGATQEGGAVPLYGQMMAASLICALPVVVLYLVFQRYLVGGLTSGGVK, encoded by the coding sequence ATGACCGTCGTCCGCTCCAGTGCAGACGTCCACCGCCTGCTGCCGCGCTGGCTGATCGTCACGATCATCGCCGTGCTGCTCGTGATCGTGCTCGGGCCCGTGCTCTACATGCTGTTCTCGTCGGTCAACTCGGACGTCTCCGTGGCGGCCGGCGCGTTCCTGCCGACGGAGCTGCACCTCGACAACTACCTCAAGGTGTGGACCACCGTCGACCTCGGCACCGGGCTCGCCAACAGCGTCCTGATCTGCGGCGCCGTCGCGATCGTCTGCGCCTTCCTCGCGGTGGCGACCGCCTACGTGCTGGTGCGCTACGAGTTCCGCGGGCGGCTGTCGTTCCTGCGCGGGCTGCTCGGGCTGCAGTCCATCCCGGGCACGCTCATGCTGCTGCCGGTGTTCGTGCTGTTCTCGTCCACCGCGTCATTGCTCGGCGTGCAGATCATCGGCACCCGGTGGGCCGTGTTCATCACCTACCTGACCTTCGCGCTGCCGTTCTCGACCTGGGTGATGGTGACCTACCTGCGCGGGCTGCCGAAGGCGCTGGAGGAGGCGGCCCGCATCGACGGCGCGTCGTCGTGGCGCATCCTCACCGGCATCGTCGTGCCGCTCAGCTGGCCCGGCATCGTCGTATCGGGCATCTTCGCCTTCCTGCTCGGCTGGAACGACGTGCTGTTCGCGTCGGTGCTGACCAACCCGGAGACCCGGACGGCGGCCGTGGCGCTGCAGGTGTTCGGCGCGACGCAGGAGGGCGGCGCGGTGCCGCTCTACGGCCAGATGATGGCCGCATCCCTGATCTGCGCACTGCCGGTGGTGGTGCTGTACCTCGTCTTCCAGCGGTACCTGGTGGGCGGATTGACATCCGGAGGAGTGAAGTGA